A region of Moorena producens PAL-8-15-08-1 DNA encodes the following proteins:
- the trxA gene encoding thioredoxin has protein sequence MVLSVDERTFSKTVLDSSEPVIVDFWAPWCGVCRFVHPILEEFQTHRSNYVKVVRVNADNNLKLANTYRLKTLPTLLFFEQGQLVSRIEGFQGRDELLREIARLLKSHCQYPDLTKELDKRQRQGLKAFSANISSREVLGIRY, from the coding sequence ATGGTATTGTCTGTTGATGAACGGACGTTTTCAAAAACAGTTTTAGACTCTTCTGAGCCAGTTATCGTTGATTTCTGGGCTCCTTGGTGTGGAGTGTGCCGGTTTGTTCACCCCATACTTGAGGAATTCCAAACTCACCGAAGCAATTATGTCAAGGTTGTCAGAGTAAACGCCGATAACAATCTCAAGCTTGCCAATACCTATCGACTCAAGACCCTACCGACCTTGCTGTTCTTTGAGCAAGGTCAGTTGGTCTCACGAATAGAAGGTTTCCAAGGTCGGGATGAGCTGCTCAGGGAAATTGCCAGGCTGCTCAAATCACACTGCCAATACCCAGATTTGACCAAGGAGTTGGATAAAAGGCAGCGCCAAGGTTTGAAAGCTTTTTCGGCCAATATCTCCTCAAGAGAAGTTCTAGGTATTAGGTATTAG
- a CDS encoding ABC transporter substrate-binding protein: MKNETSVLLLSMVITVAMVLGGLWWLQKSQIITLPFTELDEPRAKVTPKTTNIKPQIIIAEHLSAGDKTLISTEVTPAKQAAVKAFASGNYGKAASLLEASLKAKKNDPEALIYLNNARIGTSKSYTIAISIPIGVEVNAAKEMLRGVAQAQQEINATGGINNVPLKVLIANDDNDTKVAKKIAKAFVDNPDVLGVIGHFSSEVTLAAAEVYQENQLVVISPTSTSVTISRLGNYVFRTIPSDRFFGSALSRYMLNQLNVRKAAVFFNSQSNYSQSLADAFTTALFADGGEVVAEFDFAKPNFNAGVDVKQAIEKGAEVLILAPNSATLNQALLVVQVNDGRLPMLAGDSLYKPKTLQIGGKDARRMVLAVPWHILGAPTSPFPQAATKLWGSDVNWRTALTYDATQALIAALKQQPSRSGVQNALSGSGFQPQGVSSKIRFLPSGDRNQAVQLVKIEPGNRSSFGYDFVPIPSK; the protein is encoded by the coding sequence ATGAAAAACGAAACGAGTGTTCTTTTGCTATCCATGGTGATTACGGTAGCTATGGTGTTGGGAGGGTTATGGTGGCTTCAGAAAAGTCAGATAATCACACTACCATTTACTGAGCTAGATGAACCTAGGGCTAAGGTAACCCCAAAAACTACAAACATTAAGCCTCAGATAATCATAGCAGAGCACCTTAGTGCCGGAGATAAGACCTTAATATCAACAGAGGTAACACCAGCAAAACAGGCAGCAGTCAAAGCATTTGCTTCTGGGAATTATGGTAAAGCGGCTTCTTTACTGGAGGCATCCCTTAAAGCTAAGAAAAATGATCCAGAAGCTTTGATTTACCTCAATAATGCTCGGATCGGTACATCTAAGTCTTATACAATTGCAATTTCAATACCTATTGGTGTAGAGGTAAATGCAGCCAAAGAAATGTTACGGGGTGTTGCCCAAGCCCAACAGGAAATCAATGCTACCGGTGGTATTAATAATGTACCCTTAAAGGTGCTGATTGCTAATGATGACAATGATACCAAGGTTGCTAAAAAAATAGCTAAGGCTTTTGTGGATAATCCAGATGTTTTGGGGGTTATTGGTCATTTTAGCAGTGAGGTCACCCTAGCAGCCGCAGAGGTTTATCAAGAGAATCAGTTGGTGGTGATTTCTCCGACTAGTACCTCAGTAACTATTTCAAGACTGGGTAATTATGTCTTTCGGACTATTCCTAGCGATCGCTTTTTTGGTAGCGCCCTGTCTCGCTACATGCTCAATCAATTAAATGTACGCAAAGCAGCTGTCTTTTTTAATTCCCAGAGCAACTACAGCCAATCTCTTGCTGATGCATTTACCACTGCCCTGTTTGCTGATGGTGGCGAGGTAGTGGCAGAGTTTGACTTTGCTAAACCTAACTTTAATGCTGGTGTTGATGTCAAACAGGCGATCGAGAAAGGTGCAGAAGTGTTGATCTTAGCCCCCAATTCCGCCACCCTTAACCAAGCGTTACTAGTAGTACAGGTCAATGATGGACGTCTACCGATGCTAGCGGGGGATAGTCTTTACAAACCCAAGACCTTGCAAATCGGTGGTAAGGATGCGCGTCGTATGGTGTTGGCAGTCCCCTGGCATATTTTGGGCGCTCCAACTTCCCCCTTTCCCCAAGCCGCCACTAAATTATGGGGTTCAGATGTGAACTGGCGCACTGCCTTAACTTACGATGCTACTCAAGCTTTAATTGCAGCCCTCAAACAGCAGCCAAGCCGTTCCGGTGTGCAAAACGCCCTATCTGGATCAGGTTTTCAGCCCCAAGGAGTATCCAGCAAAATTCGGTTTTTACCATCAGGCGATCGCAACCAGGCTGTCCAGCTTGTCAAGATTGAACCAGGTAATCGTTCCAGCTTTGGTTATGACTTTGTGCCGATTCCTAGCAAGTAG
- a CDS encoding NAD(P)H-quinone oxidoreductase subunit 5, which produces MEPLYQYAWLIPVFPLAGAMLVGLGLISFNRATNRLRQLLAVFIVSWLGASMVFSFAILWSQFHGHEPYQRTLEWAAAGNFHLMMGYTIDHLTALMLVVVTTVAFLVMIYTDGYMAHDPGYVRFYAYLSLFSSSMLGLVVSANLLQVYIFWELVGMCSYLLIGFWYDRKAAADACQKAFVTNRVGDFGLLLGMLGLYWATGTFDFDVMGANLEAFVESGYLGAGMAAVFAVLVFLGPVAKSAQFPLHVWLPDAMEGPTPISALIHAATMVAAGVFLIARMYPVFEGIPVAMTVIAWTGAFTAFLGATIAITQNDIKKGLAYSTMSQLGYMVMAMGIGAYGAGLFHLMTHAYFKAMLFLCSGSVIHGMEAVVGHDPILAQDMRLMGGLRKFMPITSLTFLIGTLAICGIPPFAGFWSKDEILGSTFEVSPILWGIGWLTAGMTAFYMFRMYFSTFEGEFRGNEMEIRHQLKEAAGVAVPAFGPGAMDVRELEAQGDDDHHDHHHSEFPHESPLTMTLPLLVLAVPSVLIGLVGTPFNNYFEEFIHPASETIAEVVAEAEAFDWSEFLIMGGSSVGIGLIGISVAVLMYLQGKIDPNAIAKKIQPLYQLSLNKWYFDEIYDRLFVQGSRRLARQVMEVDYRIVDGVVNLTGFFTLLSGEGLKYLENGRAQFYALIVFLAVLGLVIVSGVT; this is translated from the coding sequence ATGGAACCGCTTTATCAATATGCCTGGCTAATCCCAGTGTTTCCCTTGGCAGGGGCAATGCTGGTTGGTCTGGGACTAATTTCCTTCAATAGAGCAACGAACCGTCTGCGGCAGCTGTTAGCTGTATTTATTGTCTCCTGGTTGGGGGCGTCCATGGTGTTCTCCTTTGCTATACTCTGGAGTCAATTTCATGGTCATGAACCCTATCAACGCACCCTGGAGTGGGCTGCTGCTGGCAATTTTCACCTAATGATGGGCTATACCATCGATCACTTAACCGCACTGATGCTGGTAGTGGTGACCACCGTAGCTTTTCTGGTCATGATTTATACCGATGGCTACATGGCTCATGACCCCGGTTATGTGCGCTTCTATGCTTATTTAAGCTTGTTTAGTTCCTCTATGCTCGGTTTGGTGGTTTCTGCCAACCTGTTGCAAGTTTATATTTTCTGGGAACTGGTGGGAATGTGTTCCTACCTGCTAATTGGATTCTGGTATGACCGTAAGGCAGCAGCAGATGCTTGTCAAAAAGCTTTCGTGACTAACCGTGTCGGAGACTTTGGTCTGCTGTTAGGCATGTTGGGACTCTACTGGGCCACTGGCACCTTTGACTTTGATGTCATGGGAGCCAATCTCGAAGCCTTTGTGGAATCCGGTTACCTGGGTGCAGGCATGGCAGCTGTGTTCGCTGTCTTAGTGTTTCTCGGTCCGGTGGCTAAATCCGCCCAATTTCCCCTCCACGTTTGGCTTCCCGATGCTATGGAAGGCCCAACCCCGATCTCTGCCCTAATTCACGCTGCAACCATGGTAGCTGCTGGGGTGTTTTTGATTGCCAGGATGTACCCCGTGTTTGAAGGGATTCCAGTCGCCATGACTGTGATTGCCTGGACGGGAGCATTTACCGCTTTCTTAGGGGCAACCATTGCTATTACTCAAAATGATATTAAGAAAGGGTTAGCCTATTCAACTATGTCTCAATTGGGTTATATGGTAATGGCAATGGGGATTGGAGCCTATGGTGCTGGCCTATTTCACCTGATGACCCACGCTTATTTCAAAGCCATGCTGTTCCTCTGCTCTGGGTCAGTGATTCACGGTATGGAAGCTGTAGTTGGCCATGACCCGATTTTGGCTCAGGATATGCGGTTAATGGGAGGCTTGCGTAAGTTTATGCCCATTACCTCCCTGACATTCCTAATTGGAACCTTGGCAATTTGTGGAATTCCCCCCTTCGCAGGGTTCTGGTCAAAAGATGAAATCTTAGGCAGTACTTTTGAGGTAAGTCCAATACTTTGGGGAATTGGCTGGCTGACCGCTGGAATGACTGCTTTCTATATGTTCCGGATGTATTTCTCCACCTTTGAAGGGGAATTTCGGGGCAATGAGATGGAAATCCGTCATCAACTCAAGGAAGCTGCTGGTGTAGCTGTACCTGCTTTTGGTCCTGGTGCTATGGATGTACGGGAACTTGAGGCTCAGGGTGACGATGATCACCACGACCACCACCACAGTGAGTTTCCCCATGAGTCACCCTTAACGATGACTCTACCGTTGTTAGTGTTAGCCGTGCCATCGGTACTGATTGGTTTGGTGGGAACTCCCTTTAACAACTACTTTGAGGAATTTATCCACCCAGCCAGTGAAACCATAGCCGAAGTCGTGGCAGAAGCAGAAGCCTTTGACTGGTCAGAATTTCTGATTATGGGCGGCAGTTCCGTGGGAATCGGTCTGATTGGGATTTCCGTTGCGGTACTGATGTACTTACAGGGCAAGATTGACCCCAATGCGATCGCAAAAAAAATCCAGCCCCTATATCAGCTGTCTCTCAATAAGTGGTACTTCGATGAAATTTATGACCGACTGTTTGTTCAGGGAAGCCGTCGATTAGCACGGCAAGTTATGGAGGTAGACTACCGTATCGTTGATGGTGTAGTCAACCTGACTGGCTTTTTTACCCTGCTCAGTGGTGAAGGACTGAAATACCTAGAAAACGGTCGTGCCCAATTCTATGCTCTAATTGTCTTCCTCGCAGTACTGGGTTTAGTAATTGTCTCAGGTGTGACCTGA
- a CDS encoding ABC transporter substrate-binding protein encodes MTTSPLSILVSNNTSSDQTSIPNYLSEGDHILFSDSTTLEKQLGVEAVTAGNYDQAVVKFTESLDLHRDDPEALIYVNNARIGDKPSYTIAAVVSISDDINTAKDILRGVAQAQQEINQAGGIKGIPLKVLIANDDNNPEVAKKLALKLVSKPEILAVVGNFNSKVTQATADSYESGKLVTISPISTSVNLSGISDFVFRSVPNDLLAARALAKHMLQDLKQYNVAVFYNSQSESSQSLKSEFVTAVFLEGGRVVSEFDVSDQNFSAAKSFKQAINRGAQVLMLGADSSSLDQVLNVVQLNSKHRNSLGQQLVILAGNQVYSTKTLTVAGKDAKGMVLALPWHPLAKPGSEFPKTADQLWGIDVNWRTAMAYDAVQALSAAIRRNPSRTGVQQELSAPNFFARGAAAPIRFFPSGDRYQPVKLVTIEPSNSSSLEYEFVPIP; translated from the coding sequence GTGACCACATCTCCCTTATCTATCCTGGTATCGAACAATACGTCTTCAGATCAAACAAGCATACCAAATTACCTTAGTGAAGGAGACCATATTTTATTTTCTGATTCAACAACACTGGAAAAACAGCTAGGAGTAGAAGCGGTTACTGCTGGTAACTACGACCAGGCAGTTGTTAAATTCACGGAATCCTTAGACCTCCACCGTGATGATCCAGAAGCTCTCATCTACGTTAATAACGCTCGTATTGGGGACAAACCCTCTTACACCATTGCTGCTGTTGTGTCCATTAGTGATGACATAAATACTGCCAAAGATATACTTCGGGGTGTGGCTCAAGCCCAACAGGAAATCAATCAAGCTGGTGGAATTAAAGGTATTCCTCTCAAAGTACTCATCGCTAATGATGATAATAATCCAGAGGTGGCCAAAAAATTAGCATTAAAGTTGGTGAGTAAGCCAGAGATTTTGGCAGTTGTTGGTAATTTCAACAGCAAGGTGACCCAAGCTACAGCAGATAGCTATGAATCCGGTAAATTAGTAACAATTTCTCCCATTAGCACTTCAGTAAACCTATCAGGAATTAGCGACTTTGTTTTTCGTAGTGTACCGAATGATCTCCTGGCAGCTAGAGCATTAGCTAAACACATGCTGCAAGACCTCAAGCAGTATAATGTTGCTGTTTTCTACAATTCTCAAAGTGAGTCTAGTCAGTCTCTTAAGTCAGAGTTTGTAACCGCTGTCTTCTTGGAAGGAGGACGAGTAGTTAGTGAGTTTGACGTGTCTGATCAAAATTTTAGTGCTGCTAAAAGCTTTAAACAAGCGATTAATCGTGGTGCTCAAGTTCTGATGTTAGGTGCTGATTCTAGCAGCCTTGATCAGGTACTAAATGTGGTTCAACTCAATAGCAAACACCGCAATAGCTTGGGTCAACAATTAGTGATTTTGGCGGGAAATCAAGTTTACAGTACTAAGACATTGACAGTAGCAGGTAAAGATGCTAAAGGGATGGTACTAGCATTACCGTGGCATCCCCTAGCCAAGCCTGGTTCGGAATTTCCCAAAACCGCTGATCAGCTTTGGGGTATTGATGTTAACTGGCGCACAGCTATGGCTTATGATGCTGTGCAAGCCCTAAGTGCTGCGATTAGACGTAATCCTAGTCGCACCGGAGTTCAACAGGAACTTTCAGCACCGAACTTTTTTGCTAGAGGTGCTGCTGCTCCGATTCGTTTTTTTCCATCAGGCGATCGCTATCAACCGGTCAAGTTGGTGACAATTGAACCAAGTAATAGTTCTAGCTTGGAGTATGAATTTGTGCCAATTCCTTAA
- a CDS encoding NnrU family protein encodes MVFPNWLSVSHFVMFGLLLTFAIAHSGLAALRSKGEQIIGPRLYRIVFALVSLPLAVVLIIYFLNHRYDGLQLWLLQDLPGMKPLVWGLSGISFLFLYPATFNLLEIAAIQKPQVHLYESGIMRVTRHPQMVGQVIWCIAHTLWIGSTFTLLTSVGLILHHLFAVWHGDRRLLARHGEGFCALKARTSVIPFLAIIQGRQFLRWQEFVRPAYLGVIGFTGLLWWVHPLMITAVAQVNW; translated from the coding sequence ATGGTATTTCCAAATTGGCTGAGTGTCAGCCACTTTGTCATGTTTGGGTTGCTATTGACTTTTGCGATCGCTCATAGTGGTTTAGCCGCCCTGCGTTCTAAGGGTGAACAAATAATTGGTCCAAGGCTTTATCGTATTGTCTTTGCTTTAGTGAGTCTTCCGCTAGCAGTTGTATTAATTATTTACTTTTTGAACCATCGATATGATGGTCTACAGTTGTGGCTTCTTCAGGACCTGCCAGGGATGAAGCCATTAGTATGGGGGCTTTCAGGGATTTCGTTCTTGTTTCTTTATCCAGCTACGTTTAATTTATTGGAAATTGCTGCGATTCAAAAGCCCCAAGTCCATCTATATGAGTCTGGCATTATGCGGGTCACCAGGCATCCCCAAATGGTAGGACAAGTAATATGGTGTATTGCCCATACCCTATGGATTGGTAGCACCTTTACCCTATTGACCTCCGTGGGATTAATTCTCCACCATCTTTTCGCTGTCTGGCATGGAGACCGCCGGTTGTTGGCACGGCATGGAGAAGGCTTTTGTGCACTCAAAGCTCGCACTTCCGTAATCCCTTTTTTGGCAATTATCCAGGGACGTCAATTCCTGAGATGGCAGGAGTTTGTTCGTCCGGCATACTTAGGAGTCATCGGTTTTACTGGGCTGTTGTGGTGGGTACATCCCCTCATGATTACAGCTGTAGCCCAAGTAAATTGGTAA
- a CDS encoding LysR family transcriptional regulator produces the protein MSDLPFSLDQLRILKAIATEGSFKRAADSLYVSQPAISLQVQNLERQLEVPLFDRGGRRAQLTEAGHLLLDYGEKILALCQETCRAIDDLQSLQGGTLIIGASQTTGTYLLPRMLGMFRQRYPEVTVQLQVHSTRRTSWGVANGLVDLAIIGGEVPPELQETLTISPYAEDELVLILPAFHPMANLEKIQKEDLYKLQFIALDSQSTIRKVIDQVLGRSGIDAKRFKVEMELNSIEAIKNAVQSGLGAAFVSITAIEKELQMGVLHRAKIEGVVVKRVLSLVINPNRYLSKATEAFCRQILPLFGSVAWHGQSLALSGMVTNPKNREVDSPH, from the coding sequence ATGTCTGACCTACCTTTTTCTCTCGATCAACTCCGTATACTCAAAGCGATCGCTACTGAGGGGAGTTTCAAGCGTGCTGCTGATAGTCTATACGTAAGCCAACCTGCTATCAGCCTGCAAGTGCAAAATTTAGAGCGACAGTTAGAGGTGCCGTTATTTGACAGGGGTGGACGCCGTGCCCAACTGACCGAAGCTGGACACCTGCTGTTGGACTATGGGGAAAAAATTCTGGCTCTATGCCAGGAAACCTGCCGAGCCATTGACGACTTACAAAGTCTCCAAGGTGGAACCTTGATTATTGGTGCATCTCAAACTACCGGCACCTATCTACTACCTCGGATGCTGGGCATGTTCCGACAACGCTATCCTGAGGTGACAGTACAATTACAGGTTCACTCCACTCGCCGCACTTCCTGGGGTGTAGCCAATGGACTAGTGGATTTAGCCATTATTGGTGGTGAAGTTCCCCCAGAACTTCAGGAAACCTTGACCATTAGTCCTTATGCTGAAGATGAGCTAGTACTAATCTTGCCTGCATTTCATCCCATGGCTAATTTGGAGAAGATCCAAAAAGAAGACCTGTATAAGTTACAGTTCATTGCCTTGGACTCCCAATCCACCATCCGTAAGGTAATTGACCAGGTATTAGGTCGCAGTGGCATTGATGCTAAACGGTTTAAGGTGGAGATGGAACTTAACTCCATTGAAGCGATTAAGAATGCAGTACAGTCAGGACTAGGAGCTGCCTTTGTATCGATTACAGCTATTGAAAAAGAATTACAAATGGGCGTGCTACACAGGGCAAAAATAGAGGGAGTAGTGGTTAAACGGGTATTGTCTTTGGTGATTAACCCCAATCGTTACCTTTCCAAAGCAACAGAAGCCTTCTGTAGGCAGATTTTGCCCTTGTTTGGCTCAGTAGCATGGCACGGGCAATCCTTGGCACTATCAGGGATGGTAACTAATCCCAAAAATCGTGAAGTGGATAGCCCCCACTAG
- a CDS encoding NAD(P)H-quinone oxidoreductase subunit 4: MTDFPWLTIIILFPIAASLLLPFLPEKNGTWERWYSLIIGLIDFALIVYAFVTQYDLSNPELQLVEKYSWVPQMDLNWSVGVDGLSMPLVLLTGFITTLAMLAAWPVTFKPKLFYFLMLAMYGGQIAVFAVQDMLLFFLVWELELIPVYMLLSIWGGKKRLYAATKFILYTAGGSLFILLAALGMAFYGDTVTFDMRSLALKDYALNFQLLLYGGFLIAYGVKLPIFPLHTWLPDAHGEATAPVHMLLAGILLKMGGYALIRMNAGMLPDAHAVFAPVLIILGIVNIVYAALTSFAQRNLKRKIAYSSISHMGFVLIGIASFTDLGMSGAVMQMISHGLIGASLFFLVGATYDRTHTLMLDEMGGVGKRMGKMFAMWTTCSMASLALPGMSGFVAEVMVFVGFATSDAYGSFFKVLVIVLAAVGVILTPVYLLSMLREILYGPENKELVAHEALIDAEPREVFIIACLLVPIIGIGLYPKIVTQIYDATTVQLIGRLRNSVPSLVNEAPVALENAPIVSVAPSIGPR, from the coding sequence ATGACAGATTTCCCCTGGCTAACAATAATTATTCTGTTTCCGATTGCAGCATCGCTTCTGCTCCCGTTTCTGCCAGAAAAAAATGGGACTTGGGAGCGTTGGTACTCTTTAATTATCGGGCTAATTGATTTTGCCCTAATTGTCTATGCTTTTGTGACCCAGTACGACCTGAGCAACCCAGAACTGCAACTGGTCGAAAAATACAGCTGGGTGCCTCAAATGGACTTGAATTGGTCAGTAGGTGTAGATGGCTTATCCATGCCTCTCGTTTTACTGACTGGCTTTATTACTACCCTAGCGATGCTGGCAGCTTGGCCGGTAACCTTCAAGCCTAAGCTATTTTACTTCCTGATGTTGGCAATGTACGGTGGTCAGATTGCTGTATTTGCTGTTCAGGATATGCTGTTGTTCTTCTTAGTATGGGAACTGGAGTTAATTCCGGTTTACATGCTACTGTCAATCTGGGGGGGCAAAAAGCGTCTCTATGCAGCTACCAAGTTTATCCTCTACACCGCAGGGGGTTCCCTGTTTATCTTGCTAGCTGCCTTAGGCATGGCATTCTATGGGGATACCGTAACCTTTGATATGCGATCGCTAGCCCTCAAAGATTACGCCCTCAATTTCCAGCTATTGCTTTACGGAGGCTTCCTGATTGCTTACGGGGTCAAGCTACCCATCTTCCCTCTACATACCTGGTTACCAGATGCCCATGGGGAAGCCACAGCACCGGTACACATGCTCCTGGCTGGAATTCTGCTGAAAATGGGGGGATATGCCCTAATCCGCATGAATGCTGGGATGCTACCCGATGCCCATGCCGTGTTTGCTCCGGTATTGATAATTTTAGGGATTGTCAATATTGTCTACGCTGCCCTTACCTCCTTTGCCCAGCGTAATCTCAAGCGTAAGATTGCTTACTCATCCATTTCCCATATGGGATTTGTGTTAATTGGTATTGCTTCCTTTACCGACTTAGGCATGAGTGGAGCAGTGATGCAAATGATTTCTCACGGTTTAATCGGTGCCAGCCTATTCTTCTTAGTAGGAGCTACCTATGACCGTACCCATACCTTGATGCTCGATGAGATGGGGGGTGTTGGTAAGAGAATGGGCAAAATGTTTGCCATGTGGACAACCTGTTCCATGGCATCCTTAGCATTACCCGGAATGAGTGGGTTTGTGGCAGAAGTGATGGTGTTTGTTGGTTTTGCCACCAGTGATGCTTACGGTTCCTTTTTCAAGGTATTAGTGATCGTCCTGGCAGCTGTCGGCGTTATCTTAACACCAGTTTACCTGCTCTCCATGCTGCGGGAGATTTTATACGGTCCGGAAAACAAGGAATTAGTCGCCCACGAAGCCTTGATTGATGCGGAACCTCGGGAAGTGTTTATTATTGCCTGTCTGTTAGTACCAATTATCGGGATTGGTTTGTATCCGAAAATTGTGACTCAGATCTATGACGCTACCACCGTCCAGCTAATCGGACGACTCCGCAACTCTGTACCAAGCTTGGTTAACGAAGCACCAGTGGCACTAGAAAATGCTCCAATAGTGTCTGTTGCTCCATCCATTGGTCCTCGTTAG
- a CDS encoding serine/threonine-protein kinase, protein MEIFCTRPGCPNPHNYFDDLDNRTTLTTTEQRYCNSCGMPLIVASRYIPSQLLRKGGFGAAFLARDRYTPTLRQCVVKQFQPSGRISQRELQTAHRLFEREATVLEKLGRRHPQIPDLYAYFPLTVPSLKPGKQDQFFYLVQEYIDGQNLEEELNTLGAFSEAKAIEVLTEILKVLQFVHDNGSIHRDIKPSNIMRDRNGLLYLLDFGAVKQQVNPGSTAARSTGIYSIGFAPPEQMTGSQIYPSTDLYALAVTVMVLMTGREPNELYEPVTHEWNWRSYIQISNELESIFNRLLMPMPHQRFQSAQEVIDAINSLNIAQTTPQPRHGSVLPVSPPSEPQTRRPQSYSPLSTPVRANFSLLEVLGAAAFTGFEGALLFIAATAFAKLVSSNPLGMLLWGMSLGGLIYAQYRRFIEKIDLVIIGGISLGLLILFPVLRVQQSIQLVIIISVLAAAAAIAVTALFRLVYQLLSRRL, encoded by the coding sequence ATGGAAATTTTTTGCACCCGTCCTGGCTGCCCAAATCCCCATAATTACTTTGATGATCTAGATAACAGAACCACTCTAACCACCACAGAGCAAAGGTATTGTAATAGCTGTGGTATGCCCCTGATTGTAGCAAGTCGCTACATTCCCTCCCAGCTGCTGCGCAAAGGAGGATTTGGAGCGGCATTTCTAGCACGCGATCGCTATACCCCTACCTTGCGTCAATGTGTCGTTAAGCAGTTCCAACCGTCTGGGAGAATTAGCCAGAGGGAACTACAAACTGCCCACAGATTGTTTGAGCGGGAGGCAACGGTTTTAGAGAAATTGGGCAGGCGTCACCCCCAAATCCCCGATTTGTATGCCTACTTTCCGTTGACGGTGCCGAGTCTGAAACCGGGTAAACAAGACCAGTTTTTCTATCTGGTACAGGAATATATTGATGGACAAAACTTGGAGGAAGAACTCAACACCTTAGGAGCATTCTCTGAAGCCAAAGCCATAGAAGTGTTAACAGAAATTCTCAAAGTCCTCCAATTTGTCCATGACAATGGCTCCATTCATCGCGATATCAAGCCTTCCAATATTATGCGCGATCGCAATGGGCTTCTCTATCTATTAGACTTTGGTGCAGTTAAGCAACAGGTAAACCCAGGATCAACAGCGGCGAGGTCTACTGGTATTTATTCCATCGGATTTGCACCACCGGAGCAAATGACCGGTTCTCAAATTTACCCGTCAACGGATTTGTATGCTCTGGCAGTGACTGTGATGGTTTTGATGACTGGCAGAGAACCTAATGAACTCTACGAACCTGTTACCCATGAATGGAACTGGAGAAGTTATATCCAAATCAGCAATGAACTTGAGAGTATTTTCAATCGACTACTTATGCCAATGCCCCATCAACGCTTTCAGTCTGCTCAGGAGGTTATTGATGCCATAAATAGTTTAAACATTGCTCAGACAACCCCTCAACCCCGTCATGGATCAGTTTTACCAGTATCTCCACCCTCCGAGCCCCAAACCAGGCGACCACAATCCTACTCACCCCTATCCACACCGGTCAGAGCAAACTTTTCTCTACTTGAGGTACTAGGGGCGGCTGCTTTTACTGGATTTGAGGGAGCTTTATTATTCATTGCTGCAACAGCTTTTGCTAAGCTGGTCTCTTCCAACCCACTCGGTATGCTTCTATGGGGAATGAGTTTGGGAGGGCTAATTTATGCTCAATATCGCAGGTTTATTGAAAAAATTGACCTAGTGATTATTGGAGGCATCAGCTTGGGACTGTTGATACTTTTCCCGGTGTTGCGAGTCCAGCAGTCAATCCAGTTAGTTATCATAATATCAGTTCTAGCTGCAGCAGCAGCGATCGCTGTGACGGCACTTTTCCGGCTGGTATATCAACTATTATCTCGAAGACTATAG
- a CDS encoding DUF4058 family protein, with the protein MPSPFPGMNPYLEDSAYWSSVHHWLITEIARLLNQELAPKYVVAVEVRIYETSGEKSTLIGIPDNVIAKSSENTIRAPESNVAVAVPPTEPLTIELALTETIKQGYLEVRKVGTGKVVTAIEIISPINKNVGEGRKKYENQRQLILNSKTNFVEIDLLRQGNSLINLNQNIERDYHILVSPSNQRPQAYLYAFNLQDVIPVFPLPLSPEDSEISLDLQRILHQVYDQGRYDLMIDYKQKIIPALSKADASWVENILKNKDEVKKTLN; encoded by the coding sequence ATGCCCTCACCATTCCCTGGAATGAATCCCTATTTAGAAGATTCAGCCTATTGGTCAAGCGTACATCATTGGCTAATTACCGAAATTGCTCGGTTATTAAACCAAGAGTTAGCCCCTAAATATGTAGTTGCGGTAGAAGTGCGAATCTACGAAACTAGTGGAGAAAAGTCCACGCTTATTGGTATTCCTGATAATGTCATTGCTAAAAGCTCTGAAAATACTATCAGAGCTCCCGAGTCTAATGTAGCTGTTGCAGTGCCTCCTACCGAACCTTTAACGATAGAACTTGCTCTGACAGAAACTATTAAGCAAGGATATCTAGAAGTTAGGAAAGTTGGGACAGGAAAAGTTGTTACGGCTATTGAAATTATTTCTCCTATCAATAAAAATGTAGGAGAAGGTCGGAAAAAATATGAAAACCAACGTCAACTTATTTTAAATAGTAAAACAAATTTTGTAGAAATAGATTTACTACGTCAAGGTAATTCACTGATTAATTTAAATCAGAATATCGAGCGTGACTATCACATTTTAGTTAGTCCTAGTAATCAACGCCCTCAAGCCTATCTATATGCTTTTAACCTTCAAGATGTGATTCCTGTTTTTCCTTTACCTTTATCTCCAGAAGATTCAGAAATTAGTCTAGATTTACAAAGGATTTTACATCAAGTTTATGACCAAGGACGCTATGATTTAATGATTGACTACAAACAAAAAATTATTCCTGCTTTATCAAAAGCTGATGCAAGTTGGGTAGAAAATATTTTAAAAAACAAGGATGAAGTTAAAAAAACATTAAATTAA